From Primulina tabacum isolate GXHZ01 chromosome 2, ASM2559414v2, whole genome shotgun sequence, one genomic window encodes:
- the LOC142528796 gene encoding rho guanine nucleotide exchange factor 8-like, with protein MHPTFNDSSPRFNFFLLEKPNHSNSVTKFDELGKIRETLFPSYDFLARRGVFPCRFFLVNRSKRLPILIDCSNVLGVFGFELMSCDYGLKGVYIIPGLFEFRKMFDFINQHDDNVEKMREAAASAELPKAQQMDSDLDKSPVSKSRPRLGNGNWERTVSDMELMKERFAKLLLGEDMSGGGKGVSSALALSNAITNLAASVFGEQSKLEPMSVERKERWKKEVDWLLSVTDYIVEFVPSQQKSKDGTDMEIMLTQQRRDLLLNIPALRKLDAMLIGILENFEGQQEFWYVSRDADESEKGIQRNDKWWLPTVKVPPTGLSEESRQFLQKQKEAVNQVLKASMAINAQILLDMEIPDNYIESLPKNGRSCLGEPIYKNITVEFFDPHQFLMTTDMSSEHKVLDLKNRIEASIVIWKRKMHQKDGKSGWGSAVSLEKRELFEERAETILLFLKHQFPGIPQSSLDISKIQYNKDVGLSILESYSRVLESLANTVMSRVEDVLFADSLAQDQSLEAATWKQSMKNSSESQPLSPEAEAGNLSSAAETPTGSMTLSDFMGWNAEPPITEIRKNRSTGNLSS; from the exons ATGCATCCCACGTTCAATGACAGCTCCCCaagatttaattttttcttattGGAAAAACCGAATCACTCAAACTCAGTCACGAAATTTGATGAACTAGGGAAAATCAGAGAAACCCTTTTCCCATCTTACGATTTCCTCGCGAGGAGAGGGGTTTTTCCTTGTCGATTTTTCCTGGTTAATCGATCGAAGAGGCTTCCAATCTTGATAGATTGTTCAAATGTACTTGGTGTTTTCGGATTCGAGTTAATGAGCTGTGATTATGGTTTGAAAGGGGTGTACATAATTCCAGGTCTTTTTGAGTTTAGAAAAATGTTTGATTTTATCAATCAGCACGATGACAATGTAGAAAAGATGCGTGAAGCTGCGGCATCGGCTGAGTTACCCAAAGCTCAACAGATGGATAGTGATTTGGATAAAAGCCCCGTTTCTAAATCGAGGCCTAGATTAGGGAATGGCAATTGGGAAAGGACGGTTTCTG ATATGGAATTAATGAAGGAAAGATTTGCTAAGTTGCTTCTAGGAGAAGACATGTCCGGTGGAGGAAAGGGTGTTTCTTCTGCTTTGGCCTTGTCGAATGCCATAACAAATCTTGCCG CTTCTGTTTTCGGAGAACAAAGTAAGTTAGAGCCCATGTCTGTAGAGAGAAAGGAAAGATGGAAAAAGGAAGTAGATTGGCTTTTATCAGTTACCGATTATATAGTAGAATTTGTTCCTTCTCAACAGAAATCAAAGGATGGAACAGACATGGAG ATAATGTTGACGCAACAGAGGAGAGACCTTCTTTTGAATATTCCAGCCTTACGCAAGCTCGATGCAATGCTTATC GGTATCCTGGAAAACTTTGAAGGTCAACAAGAGTTCTGGTATGTTTCAAGAGATGCTGATGAGTCTGAAAAAGGGATCCAAAGAAATGATAAATGGTGGCTGCCTACGGTAAAGGTTCCCCCAACAGGACTTTCAGAAGAATCGCGGCAATTTTTGCAAAAACAGAAGGAAGCTGTTAATCAAGTATTGAAAGCATCCATGGCAATAAATGCTCAAATACTTTTGGACATGGAGATCCCGGATAACTACATTGAATCGCTCCCCAAG AATGGTAGATCATGCCTAGGTGAACCAATCTATAAAAACATTACTGTCGAGTTCTTTGATCCTCATCAATTCCTTATGACAACGGACATGTCATCCGAGCACAAAGTTCTTGACCTAAAGAACAGAATTGAAGCGTCTATTGTAATATGGAAAAGGAAAATGCACCAAAAGGACGGGAAATCCGGATGGGGTTCGGCTGTGAGCTTGGAGAAGAGAGAGCTTTTCGAAGAACGAGCCGAGACTATCTTACTATTTCTCAAACATCAATTTCCCGGAATTCCTCAATCCTCACTCGACATAAGTAAAATCCAATACAACAAA GATGTGGGGTTGTCAATACTTGAAAGCTATTCCAGAGTACTGGAAAGCTTGGCCAATACAGTGATGTCTCGTGTCGAGGATGTCTTATTTGCAGATTCTCTAGCCCAAGATCAATCACTTGAAGCTGCAACGTGGAAGCAATCGATGAAAAATTCCTCTGAATCACAGCCACTAAGCCCAGAGGCCGAGGCAGGGAATTTGAGTTCTGCAGCAGAGACACCAACAGGTTCAATGACTTTGTCTGATTTCATGGGGTGGAATGCAGAGCCTCCCATCACAGAAATCAGGAAGAATCGTTCAACCGGCAACTTGTCGTCGTAG